From the Bombus huntii isolate Logan2020A chromosome 4, iyBomHunt1.1, whole genome shotgun sequence genome, the window TCTTCCCTAACTAATGCCATATTCTCCTTGTTCGGAAATGGATTGTTATAGTTCTTTTATTCATAGCGCTTCTTTTCGTTTTCAACTATGACCTCTTCATCCTTACCAAATTTCGAACTAACCAAAAAGAACATTCCGCAATTTCATCTTAATTTTATGTCAGAAATTAACATGAATGTATtggtaaataagaaattatatGGATATTGATTTTCATTAATGTTTAATTTACCCTATTATCGATATATCACTTTTCTGTTTATTATACAGGAGTACCAAGTATGGTAGCAACTGTTTTCCTCTAATTTCGTGTGTATTCAAGATATTATAgtgaattaataattaaatcttcttatatatatttatcttaaaatgataaaatactacatatatttcatattgttATCAACAGTAGCATCATTTACTTTTCCTGTTGAATATGGATGTTAATAAAATCTTATAAAgcatattattaaaaatctatatattAAATACCATATTATAATAGATTGCGTGTATACTTTAATAAGGATTATAATCACATAGgctgtaattaaattgttattctgatacaattttataatttagttAATTATAGTTATAATAATGTTGAATAatcaatattaatttattatatcattttattagattatttctaacaaataatataattgtcATTTTTATGAGAGAAagttttaaaagaattatatattttagcattttacgtataaatataaacagtataaattataaaatactacaatttaaaattaatatattttcattcacAGATAAAAAGTTATtcagaattaattatttttgttgatatttttgataatattttgtaacaatATCCAATCATTTTCATTAACTATATACTTTTATGTTGATAttgcataaatatatttttatattttttaagatatcAGTTACTTACTCAAAATTATTTCATGCTCatgacaaatattttattacaaataaagaaagaaatatttgtgattagttcattattataaaaaaatatatttctatatgtGCAGTTATAAACGCATCGATGTCATGTGCACGTTACTAAACATGTGCCTGCCGTTTGAAGTACGATACCTTGGCACTTGTGTAGAGGATATTGGTAAACGGGACTACAATGATCTCCGTGACACGGAACATCATGCAAACAGTGCCACTGATCTTGCCGAGTTAACAACCTTAGGTGTGGCAGATAAACGCACACGAAGGAAACTTGCGCTCTACATGGCATTATTACATTCTTGTAATTATGCATGTGCTGTAATCTTGTACAagaatttgtcaaattttgATTACCAAGAAATCTCTAACCTATTAAATGGGACCACCTTTACACCGGATGATCAACCACTTGAAGAACTGCTCTTATTGTATACAATGGCTTTAAATCATCCAGCATTTACATATGAGCAGAAAAGTGTCTTCGGTAACATTTACATAAAGCTTCAAGAAGAAGAAGCTCGTCTGAATCTTTCAAAGTTAAATTCATCTTACAAACAAACACAAGTATGTATAATCTTCGTGTGTTGAatgcatttatttatttatgtaatttgtaATCTAACTAGTATTCTAAATATTGTCTAAATGTTTCATAATAAACTAAATGTTAATTTATATCTGTTTTAACAATAGGGTTGCGCGCCATGTATGAATACAAACGAAAGATTAATAGACACAGAGATGCAAGGCAGTTGTATGATGGCTCCACCACCAATGCAAACTTATCATGGTAgtttataatatgatatatgcgtacatatatgtataatatatataaatattaatatttttttacattatcTGTAGGAGAAATGACAATGAGAAATAATACCATGGTAACTGGTGTTCCCCCTGGTCTTTCCATGCCTCCACCTGGATTATGCCTGCCAACTCCAGAACAAATGCCAATGGGATCAGGTGGTGCAACACAGTACCTTCACCTTGGCTTTCCATCAGTAAATCACATGCCACCATGGACAGGTCAGGTTATGATGGGGAATCAGCTGATGTATCACACTGGCGACATGTTGGCTTATCCACCTTCCCCCTTAGTCAGCCGTCAATCGTCACCATCCCAGTCTCGATCTCCTAGTCGCAGTAATTCCCCAATGGGTCGCAGAAATAATACAATGCCGCGCACCTCTTCACAAGTGACTCAGTCTACTTCGAATACCTTGACATCAACGAGTGCCTCTAACAGTCAAACAAGCATCTGCAGCTCAAATGCCAATTCCCTTCCACCACTTCCCACATTGGGTACGAACAGAAGTCATCCTAGTCAACCTCCATTGCTTCCATCACGCTCTGTTCCCTTGTCTATCAGCAGTTCTACTACTTTTTCACGACATAATAGCGTCGAGAATACTCCTTCTACCTTAATTCCGGCAGCACCTCAATCAAAACAACCTCCACCACCACGACTGCGATCTTCAATTTCTGGTGATTCATTACGAGAAACGTTAGGAAAAGAAATGCCAAATTTCAAAGGCAACTTGCAGAATTTTTCCCTCGACGAGGTGAGATAGTAAAGTTTTAAAATAGTTTATAAtcacataaaatatttcataataaattttactttatatttagtataaatatataatagaatatgtatgtacattaataaacataataatatgTGATATATTGTGCAGATCCGAAGAATGAGTGATGAGGACTTGAGGGAAATAGGATTAACACAAAATGCAGTAGGGCAATTACGAAGTATAGTTAAGAGTCAAACTACTAACGGCTTAAATCAAATTTCTACTGATAAAAAATTAGATAGTACTAGCAGCACAACACACACAGTTGTAGATTCAGTTGAAAATGaggtaataattaataatctatacttgatatatattaatatattgttaACTTTCATTTAATCAGTGAAGGAAAATAGATGCataacataaaatttttattcaggCTATACCGGGAATGGAGATGTTGAATGATAATGGAAATCAAAGCAGTAAGTCAATGCCGTTACAGGAACAGCATCCAGCGATGCATCATCATCATAATCATGCAGCTACACCTAATTTACGGCGATATCCTATGCCACCGTTAGATCCTGCGCAAATACAAATGTATCCTGCTCCGCCACCGATGTATGCTGCACAAAATGCACCATGCTATGCCTGTCTTACATTACCTGTCGCTGGGGTACAAAATCGATATTCAAGGTAGGAAAGAAAGTGTAcaattattaacatttatcAAAGTTgatttttgaattttgaattaacgatgttaaaatattttaggtGCAATGCTCAACACGTATATTGTTTAACACAATTACAAGCCTTGAGGTTAGATCCTGAAAACAGCAGGCATTGTTCACAGAGTAGTAGTTCTGATAGTACTGGTAGTAGATCTCCGCCAGAGACTCCTCCGGCAGCACCGTGGGTGAGCGGCAGTGAGAGCAATCCACCGCCAGTTACTGATCATCTTAGTTCTGCACCGGTACATTCTACAAGTGCAGTATCACATCCAGCATCCCAACAACCTATACAATCGGGCCCGGAAAGGCAACGTACTAGAAGAAATCAGACACATGTAATGCGTCATAAAAATCAAATGGTGAATGGCGGTGGGCCACCGAATCTTTCACAATGCGTTTCCTTTCCCACGCCACCTTCGCAGTCGCAGGTCACGTATCTGCCGCATGGTCATTTTCCGGCTTTGAGACCGAGTAGTGGTATTTATTCTAACTTCTCACATGGACCGTATGCAAGACCAGCTTATCCGACCACGTACCAACCGAATGGTGAAATGATGTACCAATATCCTGGACATCCATCCTCAGGAGGAACACCACCACCTCCACCGAATGCAGCCGCGACACCTGTTCAGGCACCGTATATGCCACCTACTCCGATTGTTACATATGCACCAGCTGCCGTCCCACCAACGAAAATTTCGTGCTATAATTGTGGCAGTAGTAGTCATCTTGCAGTTGACTGTAAAGATCAAACCATGGAAGATCTTACCAAAAAAGGTAacttaaaatttatatttttatgtagaaTGTTACTGTTTATAATTATACGCAAATAAAAGATGGGTAATGTACATAGGTCTTTTgcgataaataatattttttctcttatttttacTTTCAGCTCAATACCGCTTAGATTACAGTATAATGAAACAACCTGGAGAGTGCCCAAATTCTGACAAGTGATCCCCTGCCGCGGACCATCCAGCAATTTATCATTATCATCATTACCGTAATTACTGTCACCATCACTGTCATTACTACTGTTACTACGATGCCGCCACAGCAATACAACCTAAATACCGTTCAAAAGATGACTGCTATCGCTCCTCATGCAAGTTTTCGGTGATTTTTGTAGACATCCCTTATATTCAGGATGACGATTTTTTAACCGAGGAAGTTTCGCGATTTGCGGTACCAGGTATACTTTTTACAAGTTCTTATTTATGATAGTAATTCTTAATTATGTAAAAAGATGTCGCGTCATGTACAAAGAGAAAACTGGGAGAAGCATAACGCAGAATGCTCTTATCTATGTTTTTAGAATACATTTTGAAAGGTTTGTGTTAGGTACTGACTCGTGTCTTACCAATGATACGTATGGACTACATATaaacacatatacatacatactcACACACATTCACAGCACGCCTCAACCCAATTTCTCACTATTTCTCTAGTAACTAGCCATAAacgaaatacaagaaaaaagaacgcATTGTGCTCTGATTAGATGAAACTACCATGTTTGACTATATTTAT encodes:
- the LOC126864479 gene encoding zinc finger CCHC domain-containing protein 2, which codes for MVCKENVVSWFGNLSSYKRIDVMCTLLNMCLPFEVRYLGTCVEDIGKRDYNDLRDTEHHANSATDLAELTTLGVADKRTRRKLALYMALLHSCNYACAVILYKNLSNFDYQEISNLLNGTTFTPDDQPLEELLLLYTMALNHPAFTYEQKSVFGNIYIKLQEEEARLNLSKLNSSYKQTQGCAPCMNTNERLIDTEMQGSCMMAPPPMQTYHGEMTMRNNTMVTGVPPGLSMPPPGLCLPTPEQMPMGSGGATQYLHLGFPSVNHMPPWTGQVMMGNQLMYHTGDMLAYPPSPLVSRQSSPSQSRSPSRSNSPMGRRNNTMPRTSSQVTQSTSNTLTSTSASNSQTSICSSNANSLPPLPTLGTNRSHPSQPPLLPSRSVPLSISSSTTFSRHNSVENTPSTLIPAAPQSKQPPPPRLRSSISGDSLRETLGKEMPNFKGNLQNFSLDEIRRMSDEDLREIGLTQNAVGQLRSIVKSQTTNGLNQISTDKKLDSTSSTTHTVVDSVENEAIPGMEMLNDNGNQSSKSMPLQEQHPAMHHHHNHAATPNLRRYPMPPLDPAQIQMYPAPPPMYAAQNAPCYACLTLPVAGVQNRYSRCNAQHVYCLTQLQALRLDPENSRHCSQSSSSDSTGSRSPPETPPAAPWVSGSESNPPPVTDHLSSAPVHSTSAVSHPASQQPIQSGPERQRTRRNQTHVMRHKNQMVNGGGPPNLSQCVSFPTPPSQSQVTYLPHGHFPALRPSSGIYSNFSHGPYARPAYPTTYQPNGEMMYQYPGHPSSGGTPPPPPNAAATPVQAPYMPPTPIVTYAPAAVPPTKISCYNCGSSSHLAVDCKDQTMEDLTKKAQYRLDYSIMKQPGECPNSDK